The following are encoded in a window of Mycobacterium sp. ELW1 genomic DNA:
- a CDS encoding universal stress protein yields the protein MPESFTPPSIVVGIDGSRGAVRAALWAIDEAVSRDIPLRLVYAIHPSGPDPVDPQEEARLLAGAELAVRSAADAVEATGRQVKLEVEILQSRPIATLVEASRVAAMICVGEVGLKHFDADRIGSTATALVTAAHCPVAIVRGEDPIGGHEPGWIVVELDESPESAAVLQFGVAEARLRGAPLRVLGSWQSRYTDVHDSHAVSDGNRMVRAQLDRRLSHWKNQYPDLDARPVAIHGNALNYLAKNAASIQLVVVGARNARGIEELLGPTGSAALHNTDCSVLVVDRQRLL from the coding sequence ATGCCCGAATCGTTCACACCGCCGTCGATCGTGGTCGGCATCGACGGCTCTCGGGGCGCTGTGCGAGCCGCCTTGTGGGCGATCGACGAAGCGGTCAGCCGCGATATTCCGCTGCGGCTGGTCTATGCGATCCACCCGTCCGGCCCGGATCCGGTGGACCCGCAGGAGGAGGCGCGCCTGCTGGCCGGCGCCGAATTGGCCGTCCGCTCCGCGGCAGACGCGGTCGAGGCCACCGGGCGGCAGGTCAAGCTCGAAGTCGAGATCCTCCAGAGCCGGCCGATCGCCACCCTGGTGGAAGCGTCCCGGGTGGCGGCGATGATCTGCGTCGGCGAGGTCGGCCTCAAGCACTTCGACGCCGACCGCATCGGGTCGACGGCGACCGCTCTGGTCACCGCGGCGCACTGCCCCGTCGCGATCGTGCGGGGCGAGGATCCGATCGGCGGGCACGAACCCGGCTGGATCGTCGTCGAGCTCGACGAATCCCCCGAGAGCGCTGCAGTACTGCAGTTCGGCGTCGCCGAAGCGCGGTTGCGGGGCGCACCGTTGCGGGTTCTCGGCTCGTGGCAGTCGCGGTACACCGACGTTCACGACTCCCACGCCGTCTCCGACGGCAACCGGATGGTGCGCGCGCAACTGGACCGGCGGCTGTCGCATTGGAAGAACCAATATCCCGATCTGGACGCTCGCCCGGTCGCGATCCACGGCAATGCGCTCAACTATCTGGCCAAAAACGCCGCGTCCATCCAGCTCGTCGTGGTGGGCGCACGCAACGCCCGCGGCATCGAGGAACTCCTGGGTCCGACGGGGTCGGCGGCCCTGCACAACACCGATTGCTCGGTTCTGGTCGTCGACCGTCAGCGATTGTTGTGA
- a CDS encoding dsRBD fold-containing protein yields MTEGDVMEDLDQTKHSAVLIAVDEDADRTRATALLSWRSTALVGMGIARMDAGTEHAVELRDEVAVARALSNLASQLFATSMSEIEAAAG; encoded by the coding sequence ATGACTGAGGGGGACGTCATGGAAGATCTCGACCAGACCAAGCATTCGGCCGTGTTGATCGCCGTCGACGAGGATGCCGATCGCACTCGGGCCACCGCGCTGCTCTCCTGGCGCAGTACCGCACTGGTGGGCATGGGGATCGCCCGTATGGATGCCGGCACCGAGCACGCGGTGGAACTGCGCGACGAGGTGGCCGTTGCGAGGGCGTTGTCCAACCTGGCCAGTCAGCTTTTCGCGACGTCGATGTCGGAGATCGAAGCCGCGGCCGGCTAG
- a CDS encoding universal stress protein has translation MSTTATKYDIVVGVDGSPESKVAVDWAARDAALRGGQLHLVHVLSSPAVMTFPEVPVPSGYFQWQEDSAREILAGAAETVAAATKDDPVKVTSEIVSGSPVPTLADLSKDAQLIVVGCRGRGALARSLLGSVSTGLVHHAHCPVAIIHDEDPLTARPSKAPVVVGVDGSPASERALEIAFEQASLRGVELVAVHAWSDTGVFEFPGLDWSALRSIAEETLAERLAGWQERYPDVVVHRLVVADRPAQQLIEQSESAQLTVLGSHGRGGFAGMLLGSVSTAVVHGSRQPVIVARSS, from the coding sequence ATGTCAACTACTGCAACGAAATACGACATTGTCGTCGGTGTCGACGGCTCCCCGGAGTCGAAGGTTGCCGTCGACTGGGCGGCCCGCGACGCGGCGTTGCGCGGCGGGCAGCTGCACCTGGTGCACGTGCTCAGCTCACCCGCGGTGATGACGTTCCCCGAAGTGCCCGTGCCGAGCGGTTACTTTCAGTGGCAGGAGGATTCGGCTCGCGAGATCCTGGCCGGCGCGGCGGAAACCGTCGCAGCGGCCACCAAAGACGACCCGGTGAAGGTCACCAGTGAGATCGTGAGCGGGTCTCCGGTACCGACGCTCGCGGACCTGTCCAAGGACGCCCAGCTGATCGTGGTCGGATGCCGTGGACGCGGCGCGCTGGCCCGCAGTCTGCTGGGCTCGGTCAGCACCGGCCTGGTGCACCACGCGCACTGCCCGGTCGCCATCATTCATGACGAGGATCCGTTGACGGCTCGCCCGTCGAAGGCCCCGGTGGTCGTCGGTGTCGACGGTTCGCCGGCCTCGGAGAGGGCGCTGGAAATCGCGTTCGAGCAGGCCTCATTGCGCGGCGTGGAACTGGTCGCCGTGCATGCCTGGAGCGACACCGGGGTGTTCGAATTCCCCGGTCTGGACTGGTCGGCGCTGCGATCGATCGCCGAGGAGACATTGGCCGAGCGGCTCGCAGGCTGGCAAGAGCGCTACCCCGATGTCGTGGTGCATCGGCTGGTGGTGGCCGACCGGCCCGCCCAGCAGCTCATCGAGCAGTCGGAGTCGGCTCAGTTGACGGTCCTCGGCAGCCACGGACGTGGCGGATTCGCCGGGATGCTGCTCGGGTCGGTCAGCACCGCGGTGGTGCACGGATCCCGGCAGCCGGTGATCGTCGCGCGCAGCAGTTAG
- a CDS encoding GAF domain-containing sensor histidine kinase, with protein MTDNVGPNGNRKAASPLRDTLSGLRLRELLVEVQDRVEQIVEGRDRLDGLVEAMLVVTSGLELDITLKTIVHTAIDLVDARYGALGVRGHDHELVEFIYEGIDAETHELIGPLPSGRGVLGHLIDEPKPIRLDNITQHPASVGFPPNHPPMRTFLGVPVRIRDEVYGNLYLTDKADGQPFSEDDEVLVEALAAAAGIAIDNARLYEQSRTRQSWIEATRDIGTELLGGADPAQVFRLIADEALKLTSADVVLVAVPSDIQLPVDQVEELLVVETAGKVGQPGSLPPITVRDSVIGHAFAEKAPQRFTDISDELPAIPGIGPALVLPLRTTDTVAGVVVILRRLGRQTFSHEQLDMMAGFADQATLAWQLASTQRHLRELDVLSDRDRIARDLHDHVIQRLFAIGLSLQGTIPRSRLPEVRQRLTSSVDDLQEVIQEIRTAIFDLHGGSVGATTQLRQRLDDAVNGFAGSGPRIAIQYVGPLSVVEAGLADHAEAVVREAVSNAVRHADAQSLSVTVRVEDELAIEVVDDGRGMPAEVNPSGLINLRRRAYEVGGDFTVDNAEGGGTVLRWSAPLP; from the coding sequence GTGACCGACAATGTCGGACCAAACGGGAATCGCAAGGCCGCGTCGCCGCTGCGTGACACATTGTCGGGTCTTCGCCTGCGCGAGCTACTTGTCGAGGTCCAGGACCGGGTAGAGCAAATCGTCGAGGGCCGGGACCGGCTCGATGGTCTGGTCGAAGCGATGCTCGTGGTGACCTCGGGTCTGGAATTGGACATCACGCTCAAGACCATCGTGCACACGGCGATCGACCTCGTCGACGCCCGCTACGGAGCGTTGGGTGTCCGCGGCCACGACCATGAGCTCGTCGAGTTCATCTATGAGGGCATCGACGCCGAAACCCATGAACTGATCGGCCCGCTGCCCTCCGGCCGCGGCGTCCTCGGCCACCTGATCGACGAACCGAAACCGATCCGGCTCGACAACATCACCCAGCATCCGGCGTCGGTGGGTTTCCCGCCGAATCACCCGCCGATGCGCACTTTCCTCGGCGTTCCGGTGCGCATCCGCGACGAGGTGTACGGCAACCTGTACCTCACCGACAAGGCGGACGGGCAGCCGTTCAGCGAGGACGACGAGGTCCTGGTCGAGGCATTGGCCGCCGCGGCGGGGATCGCGATCGACAACGCCCGGCTCTACGAACAGTCCCGCACGCGGCAGTCCTGGATCGAGGCGACCCGCGACATCGGGACCGAGTTGCTGGGTGGCGCGGACCCGGCCCAGGTGTTCCGGCTGATCGCCGACGAGGCGCTCAAACTCACCTCGGCGGACGTGGTGCTGGTCGCGGTGCCCAGCGATATTCAGCTGCCCGTCGACCAGGTCGAGGAATTGCTCGTCGTGGAGACGGCAGGCAAGGTCGGCCAGCCCGGCTCATTGCCGCCAATCACCGTGCGGGACAGCGTCATCGGCCATGCCTTCGCCGAAAAGGCACCGCAGCGGTTCACCGACATCAGCGACGAACTGCCCGCGATACCCGGGATCGGCCCCGCGCTGGTGCTGCCATTGCGCACCACCGACACCGTCGCCGGCGTGGTGGTGATTCTGCGGCGCCTCGGCAGGCAGACGTTCAGCCACGAACAGCTCGACATGATGGCGGGGTTCGCCGACCAGGCGACGCTGGCCTGGCAGTTGGCCTCGACGCAACGGCACCTGCGCGAACTCGACGTGCTCTCCGACCGCGACCGGATCGCCCGCGACCTGCACGACCACGTCATCCAGCGGTTGTTCGCGATCGGGCTTTCCCTGCAGGGCACGATTCCGCGCAGCCGACTGCCCGAAGTGCGGCAGCGGCTGACGAGCAGCGTCGACGACCTGCAAGAGGTCATCCAGGAGATCCGCACGGCGATCTTCGACCTGCACGGCGGGTCCGTGGGCGCCACCACACAGCTGCGGCAGCGCCTCGACGACGCTGTCAATGGGTTCGCCGGTTCGGGGCCGCGGATCGCCATTCAGTACGTCGGGCCGCTGTCGGTGGTCGAAGCGGGGCTGGCCGATCACGCCGAGGCGGTGGTTCGGGAGGCGGTCAGCAACGCGGTGCGCCACGCCGACGCCCAGTCACTCAGCGTCACCGTTCGGGTGGAGGACGAGCTGGCGATCGAGGTGGTCGACGACGGTCGCGGCATGCCGGCCGAGGTCAACCCCAGTGGGTTGATCAACCTGCGCCGCCGGGCGTACGAGGTCGGCGGGGACTTCACCGTCGACAACGCCGAGGGCGGCGGTACGGTGCTTCGCTGGAGTGCACCACTGCCGTAA
- a CDS encoding response regulator transcription factor, with protein MVKVFLVDDHEVVRRGLIDLLSADPDLEVIGEAGSVAHALAQIPALNPDVAVLDVRLPDGNGIELCRDLLSRMPDLRCLMLTSFTSDEAMLDAILAGASGYVVKDIKGMELAEAIKDVGAGRSLLDNRAAAALMAKLRGAAERSDPLSGLTEQERVLLGLLGEGLTNKQIAARMFLAEKTVKNYVSRLLAKLGMERRTQAAVFISKLDHNQRSQE; from the coding sequence ATGGTCAAGGTCTTCCTCGTCGATGACCACGAAGTCGTTCGCCGTGGACTGATCGACCTGCTGTCCGCCGATCCCGATCTCGAAGTCATCGGCGAAGCCGGTTCGGTTGCCCACGCATTGGCGCAGATCCCGGCGCTCAACCCCGACGTCGCGGTGCTCGACGTACGCCTGCCTGACGGCAACGGCATCGAGTTGTGCCGCGATCTGCTCTCCCGGATGCCGGACCTCCGGTGCCTGATGCTGACGTCGTTCACCTCCGACGAGGCGATGCTCGACGCGATCCTCGCCGGGGCGAGCGGCTACGTGGTCAAAGACATCAAGGGCATGGAGCTCGCCGAGGCGATCAAGGATGTCGGCGCGGGCCGGTCGTTGCTCGACAATCGGGCCGCCGCGGCGCTGATGGCCAAGTTGCGCGGTGCCGCTGAACGTTCCGATCCCCTGTCGGGTCTCACTGAACAGGAACGGGTACTGCTCGGCCTACTCGGCGAGGGGCTGACGAACAAGCAAATCGCCGCGCGGATGTTCCTCGCCGAGAAGACGGTGAAAAACTACGTGTCGCGTCTCCTGGCAAAGCTTGGGATGGAGCGTCGCACCCAAGCCGCGGTGTTCATCTCGAAGCTCGACCACAATCAGCGCAGCCAAGAGTGA